TGTCGATCCCGTCCTGATCGCCGGAGACCTCAAGCAGGCCGTTGTTGGTGACCATGGCGTTTTCACCGACGTTGATCGCGTCGTCGATGGAATAGATCTCGCCCTCGTTCAGCACGGTAACACTGTCGCCATCGCCTTCGATGCCTTCGCCGAGGGAGTTCAGGACGCCGTAATTGGTCACCACGGAATTGTCGGCCACGTTGATCGACTGGCTGCCGGCATTGATGGTGCCATAGTTTGTGACGGTGGCGTCCTCGTTGATGTTGATGCCGTCGTCGTCCCAGGCGGTGATCGTGCCGTGGTTCACGACCGTGATGCCTTCGTCCCCGTCGATGCCCCGATCATCGGTCGAGGTGATCGTGCCATTGTTGGTGATCTGTGCCTCGTCATCGACGAGGATCGCGGCCGAGCCGACCGAGGAGATCGCGCCGTCATTGGTCAGCACCAGGTCATCCTTGACCTCGAAAGCCGCATCCGCGCCGCCCTGCACATCGCCGGTGGCCGTGACGGTGATGCTCAGATCGTCAAGGCCGTCGTCCAGAATGCCGGCGCCGGTAGCGGCACAGGTGATCGTGTCGCCATCGACGGGATTGGCGGGAGAGCAGGCCTCGGCATGGGCCTGGCCGATCCAGGGCACGGTCGCCAGGGCAAGAAGGGATGTGCGGCTCAGAAGTTTGTTCATGATATCCTCGGATTCGTTATCCGGACCCTCCTGACTGCGCTCTGTGACGGCTGGATGATGACCGGCCCCGCGAAACCGCCAATTCCTGAGGTTGAGAGATTCTTGCCACAGGCGCCTTGCGGGGGCTTTGACGTTGCGCGAGGCCGGCAGATCGGCTACCCGAGGCCGCAATGTTTTCGCGCCCCGGCCAAGGGTCAGGCGCCATCAGGGAGCCGGCCATGACCGAAGGCAAGAACGGGATCAGCTATGCGGATGCGGGTGTCGATATCCAGGCCGGGAATGCCCTGGTCGAACGGATCAAGCCGGCGGCCAAACGCACCACGCGGCCCGGCACCATGTCCGGTCTCGGCGGCTTCGGGGCGCTGTTCGACCTGAAGGGCGCGGGCTACGAGGATCCGATCCTTGTCGCGGCCACCGATGGCGTCGGAACCAAGCTGCGCATTGCCATCGACACCGGTCATGTCGGCACCATCGGGATCGACCTCGTTGCCATGTGCGTCAACGATCTGGTCTGTCAGGGCGCCGAGCCGTTGTTCTTCCTTGATTATTTCGCCACCGGCAAACTGTCGGTGGACGAGGCCGCGACCATCATCGAAGGCATCGCGGCGGGCTGCGAAGCCTCCGGCGCGGCGCTGATCGGTGGCGAGACGGCGGAAATGCCCGGCATGTATGCCAAGGGCGATTTCGACCTGGCCGGTTTTGCCGTCGGCGCGATGGAGCGCGGCGGTGATCTGCCTGCCGGTGTCGCGCCTGGCAATGTGCTGCTGGGGCTCGCCTCGGACGGGGTGCATTCCAACGGGTATTCGCTGGTCCGCAAGCTGGTCGAGGTTTCGGGGCTGGGCTGGGACGCGCCTTGCCCCTGGGACGAGACGGCCACGCTTGGGCAGGCGCTGCTGACGCCGACGCGGCTTTACGTGACGCAATGTCTGGCCGCGATGCGCGCGGGTGGCGTGCACGGGCTGGCCCATATCACCGGCGGCGGGCTGACGGAAAACCTGCCTCGTGTGCTGGGCGATTTCGGTGCCACCGTCGATCTGAACGCCTGGGAATTGCCCGGCGTCTTCAAGTGGTTGCAAGAGGTCGGCGGCACCTCGCCCGAGGATATGCTGGTCACCTTCAACTGTGGTCTCGGCATGATCCTTGTCGTCGCGGAAGATCAGGCAGAGGCCGTCACCGCGCTGCTGACCGAAGCGGGCGAAACCGTGCACCGCATCGGCACCGTCACCGAAACCCCGGGCATGACCTACGAGGGCCAGCTGGCGTGAAGCGCGTCGCGATCCTGATTTCCGGCGGCGGGTCCAACATGGTTCGCCTGCTGGAAAGCATGACCGGCGATCATCCGGCGCGGCCCGTTCTGGTAGCTTCCAATGACCCGC
The Pseudooceanicola algae genome window above contains:
- the purM gene encoding phosphoribosylformylglycinamidine cyclo-ligase, whose translation is MTEGKNGISYADAGVDIQAGNALVERIKPAAKRTTRPGTMSGLGGFGALFDLKGAGYEDPILVAATDGVGTKLRIAIDTGHVGTIGIDLVAMCVNDLVCQGAEPLFFLDYFATGKLSVDEAATIIEGIAAGCEASGAALIGGETAEMPGMYAKGDFDLAGFAVGAMERGGDLPAGVAPGNVLLGLASDGVHSNGYSLVRKLVEVSGLGWDAPCPWDETATLGQALLTPTRLYVTQCLAAMRAGGVHGLAHITGGGLTENLPRVLGDFGATVDLNAWELPGVFKWLQEVGGTSPEDMLVTFNCGLGMILVVAEDQAEAVTALLTEAGETVHRIGTVTETPGMTYEGQLA